TCAACTCAAAGGAGCTATTGGGCAATATTACCAGTTTGCCAAACAAGTAGAACGTGAAGATATTTCTAATGGAAGTCGTAGCTTTTGGCTTTTGGCCAACGACAGTTATTTGCCTGTAACGTCATCGACCCATTACATTGTGGGTGGTAGCTACGAAATAGATGACTATGTTTTTGATGTGGAAGCCTATTACAAAGATATTCAGAACGACACCCGATACACCTTACGCTTTGCCCCACAAATTGGCCGAGGTTTGGTAGCCGACGAAACCTTTTTTACTGGAACAGGCAAAGTAAAAGGTATCGACTTTTTGTTACAGAAAAAATTTGGTGATTATACTGGCTGGATAGGCTATACATTGGCCCAATCCGACAAAAATATTGCTCAGTTTTCGGCCACTACCTTCCCCTCCAACTTTGATGTTCGTCATGAGTTCAAAAGTGTGAATATGTATAAAATGGGGCGTTGGGATTTTTCTCTTACTTGGATTTATGCTTCTGGCAAGCCCTATACCTCTATTACTGGGGGGTATGTTATCAAGCTTTTGGATGGTACAGAAAAAGACTTTACCAGTCCTTCTACCACCAATGCCAACCGACTGCCTGCTTCGCACCGCATGGATATTGCCGCTACTTATAATTTTGTACACGGTAGCATTGGGCTTTCGGTTTTTAATGTCTATGGCCGTAGCAACGTTTGGTACAAAAAATTCCAAACTATTACCGACACCGAAACCAACGAAAAGTATTTGTCTGTAACCGATGTCAATTACTTAGGCTTTACGCCCAACCTGACATTTACTTACCGACTGAAGTAAGAGTATTTGTGTTCTATTTTGTATACAAAACTTTTGTTCAAAAACATTCGCCCAGAAATCTTACACGAATTTTGTACGAACACTTCAATAAAACATAGCCCTATTTTTTTATCAAATTTTGTAGAAAACATCATGAAAATATTCTCATATATCATCTTATTATTGGTAGGTGCATCACTACTGTCGTGTAGTAATGAAGGCTCGGTCGAGGCAAGCGACATTCCTGTTGTAGAAGCCTATTTGGTAGCTGGAAAATCGATTTCGGTACATATCAAAAAAGAAATTCCTTACAGCGAAGAAAGTATTAGTACCGAACAGCCTATCGACGGCCTGGTAGTAACCGTTGCGGGCGGAGGCAATACTTATGCCTTAAAATCTATTGGCAATGGCGACTATCTGTCCGACTCTACCGTAAAGCTACAAGTAGGTATTACTTATTCTTTGGCCTTCGACTATTCAGGCAAGCACGTTTCGGCTAGCACGATTATTCCGAGTAAGCCCCAAAGTTTTGTTAGCGACCAGTCTTCTATTTATTTAACTCAAGTAGATTTAAGCCAAGGAGGATTTCCAAGCGGTGGTGGTGGCTTTGGTGGAGAGTCACAAATCAAGTTAACTTGGGACAATACCACAAGTGATTATTATTTTGTGGTAGTTGACAATATCGAAACCAACCCAACCCCTGTAATTATTTTGCCCGACGATAGCAATATTCCTGCCGATAATCGCCGATTCAGAAGCCAGCCTGTTCAAGGAACGCAAACCCAACTAAACCCCAATCAATTTCAGTATTTTGGAATGCATAATATTATTTTGATGCACGTCAATGCTGATTATGCAGCACTATACCGTAGTACAGGCTCTACCTCACAAAATATCAGTACCCCTCCTACTAGCATTGCCAATGGCTTTGGTATATTTACAGGAGTAAATGCCGACACACTTTCTTTTGAAGTAAAACAACGATAAAATTTAGTCTCTTATGAATAAAACCCTATTTAATATACATTCACAAGAGACTAAACTCAATAATACATAGCAAATCCATAATTAAAATTACAGAATCTTATATTCTACGAATAAACAAGAAAAAAAACACTAGTCAACAAACCATACTTACTTTATTTTATATTAACTATTTTGCACAAAACTCAACTATATAAAGTTTAATACTGTGCAAAATATATCCATACTCTTCCAAGATTTACTCCATGAGTTTATCATTTTCCTAAGACTAGAAGGTCTTTTGGCCATTATTCACGACGGTAATTGGCGGGCATTCAAAACTATCGACGGTATCTTTACGGTACTGATGCCCTTAGCTCCTATTATTATTGTCATCGAAGTAGTTTTACTTTTATTTACCCATCAATTCAACAAAAAGTTTTACAAAATACCTTTTCTTATTATTATCATTAACCGTATCCTTGAAAAGACCCTAAAACTATCTATTACTTTATTTTTTATCACATTATTCAAGAACTACGCCTTGTTCAATATTAGCTTCAAATGGTATTTTGTACCACTTGGATACCTTATTTATGAATTAAACTCCTTTATTAGGCACTATGCAGCACACAAAATCAGGTTGCTTTGGTGTAGCCATGCGGTACATCATTCTGCTACCGAAATAACCTCGTCTGTTACTTTAACTACAGCATACCTAGAAAATATCTATACCGACATCTTTGCTGCTAGTTTTTGTACCTTGATGGGCTTAACACCTTCATTATTCTTTTTTGTCATGATTTTGGATAGTATTTGGGGGGCATTTGTTCATATCAGCGAAAAAACCCTCAAAAATGGTAGACTAGGTTTTTTGGAAAAACTCATTCTAACGCCATCACATCACCGAGTACACCATGCCAGTAATGACTTGTATATGGACACCAATTTTTGTTCTGTTATCAATATTTGGGATAGGGTTTTTGGGACATACCAAGAAGAAAAAGTATATGAACCTGTCAAATATGGCATTACGAGGCCTATGAATGCCCATAATTTTTGGGATGTATATTTTGGCGAATATGTGGCCTTGTGGCACGATGTAAAAAATGCCAGAGGAATCAATAAAATTAAATATATTTTTATGCCGCCTGGGTGGCATCCAAATGGCGAACAACAAACCGCTAAAATACTGCGTCAAAAAGCAATGAATCGAGAATAAATAAAACATGAATCATCTCATGTGCTATTAATTTAGAAAGGCGGTCGAAAAACTAATTTCGACCGCCCTTTTCATGATAAATTTCAAAAATAATCATTCATTTACTCCATCACAAAATTTGGGATGGCTCATATTTTTATAAATACTATCTATTATTTTTTACGACCCCCAAAATGATACCCTACGCCAAACCAAGCCCTGATAATACCGCTTGTACCCTCTGCATTATTGATATAGGGCGAAATCTCGAAATTAACACTCAATTGAGGTGTTTTTTCTAAAGGATATATTCTTGTACCCATACTCCCAAAATAGCCCTTTACCAGATCTGTTTCATTGACTATAGCCCCAACAAAGCCAAAGTTTACGCCACCTCCCAAATAAAAATCTGCTTTTTCGGCTTTCAAGACATTGAGCATCAAAGCAGGCTCGGTATTGAGCGATGACGAAAAGGAATTTAATTGAAAACGACAATCAACCCAAAGCCTTTTGGTAGGATTTGATGAAACCGACAAAATATTACTCCAAGGATAATAGCTTACCGCTTGAGCCTGAGCCTTGAAAGAATACAGAGAAAATATAATTTGGCTAAAAATAGCGAGGCCGAATAATTGTTTTTTATTCATACGTTTGGGTAAAATCTGATTAATTGAGCCAAAGATAAAAGAAGAATGTGTGCTTCCCAATAAATAATCATCAACTCTCTGTAACTTTGCTGCCTTATAAAAGGAAAGTTCCGCTTGCCTTCAAGCTATCCCTTTCGTCAAATCATCAAAAAGGTTCTAATGTTTCGTTAATAATATGTCTGTTCTAAAGAAATTGGCTGGAGAAACAGCCTCTTATGGTATTAGTACTATTTTGGGTAGGTCAATCAATTTTTTATTGGTTTTCATTCACACAGCGGCTTTTATTCCCGACGAGCTTGGCGTTAATGTCAAACTATACAGCTATGTAGCCGTAGCCAACATTATTTATACATACGGCATGGAAACAGCCTTTTTCCGTTTTGCGGCCGAAGACAAACACAAGTTTTATAATATTATCCAAAGTGCCTTATTGGTAAGTAGCACTTTATTTTCGGGTATTTTAATTGTATTTTCAAGTAGCATTATCCAAGAATTGGGCTATCCCAACAAAGAGATTTATTTAATATGGTTAGCCATTATTGTTTGGATAGATGCCGTTACTGCGATTCCATTTGCTAGGCTTCGTTTAGAGAAAAAAACCAAAAAATTTGTTGTTGCCAAAATCTCCAACATTCTTCTAAATGTTGCCCTCAACGTTATATTTCTATTGGGTTTCAAAAAAATTGCCGAAGGCGAATACCTTATTTTCTTACAACCTCTTGCCCAAAAACTATACAGCCCTAGTATTGGGGCAGGCTATATATTCTTGGCTAACCTTATTGCCAATGCGTCATTCTTTATTTTCCTTCGTAAAGAAATGGCCGACTTTCGTTTTCAGTTCGACAAAGAGATTTTCAAAGATCTTTGGATTTACGCATACCCTATTATGATAATGGGCTTGGCAGGCATGGTCAATCAGGTATTCGACCGCATATTATTAGAACGATTTTTACCCGAAAACTTCTATCCCAACAGAACAGCACAAGCCGCCCTTGGAATTTATGGCAATGCCTACAAGCTTTCTATATTTATGGCCCTGTCAACACAAGCATTTAGGTATGCTGCCGAGCCATTTTTCCTTTCCAAAACGGCCGACAAAAATGCTCCAGAAACCTTAGCACAAGCCACCAAATGGTTTATGATTGTTTGTATATTTATTTGGCTAGGCGTTTGTATGAATTTAGACTGGCTCAAAGTACTTTTTTTACGCAAGAAAATTTATTGGGAAGGCGTTAGTGTTGTGCCAATTTTGTTATTAGCCAATCTATTTTTGGGTATTTATTACAATATTTCGGTTTGGTTCAAGCTCAACAACAAGACCTACTTTGGTACATATATCACTATTTTTGGCTTACTTGTCACCGCTGTACTCAATATTATACTGATTCCACGCATGGGCTACATGGGCTGTGCCATAGCATTTTTTGTATCGTGCTTTAGCATGACAGCACTATGCTATTATTATGGACAAAAATATTATCCTGTACCCTACAAAATAAAATCGGCCTTTGGTTATATCATTACAGCAGGAGCTTTAATTTATTTTACCTTAAAAATACCCATTAGTAACCTCTGGCTATCAATACCTTACCATTTAATCTTACTAGGATTATATACAATTGGTGTGATTATTGTAGAGAGAGATACCGTATTGCCTCAACGCTGGAAAGACCGACTAAAAACCTTATAAAGCCGAATGGTCTATAAGATTGCTTGAGAATTATATACCACTCAATAAAAAAAGCATTAGATTTGCTCTAACTTTAAGAGAAAATTAAGAAATTTGTATTAGATTTAGATCTGGTATGTTTGTAAAAAAAAATACCACTCTGCTCATTACCTTAAACTTTGTAATTGCCATATAATTTCATCAATCCATGACTGAATTTCAGATACGAACTATTATTGACTCCTTAGAAGTAAAACTAAGGAAGTTGGTTATGGCTCATAGCGACCTGAAAGAGCAATTAAAGGCAGCACAAAAGGAAAAGGAGCTTTTAAAAAAGAGCCTTATTGAAGCAGAGCGGGAAAACCACGAACTACAGAAAAAATTAAACGAACAGTCGAAAAACTTTAAAAAATCAGATAAATTTACTAAGATTGTAGCGAACAATCTCAAAAACGCAGGCAACACTGCCGAATTGAAGGAAAAACTTGACGAATATATCTTGGAAATAGAAAAATGTATTAGTCAACTAAGCAACTAAATCAATAGGTGTCTGGATAGTAGCAATACAAAACTATAGGTAAAAAAATCTTGAAATACGTTATTTTTGATTTTTGATTCCTACTAAATTCCTAAACCCAATGGCGGAAAAAATACCTTGCAATATTAAAGTAGGTCTCAAAGAATTCAATTTAATGGTGGGTCGTGAGGAGGAAGAGTACGTACGCAGGGCAGCAAAGTTGATTAATGAAAGAATGGATTTTGTAAGAGAAAAAGTAGGTCTCTCTGAATCGTATGAACT
The DNA window shown above is from Flectobacillus major DSM 103 and carries:
- a CDS encoding DUF4249 family protein, which encodes MKIFSYIILLLVGASLLSCSNEGSVEASDIPVVEAYLVAGKSISVHIKKEIPYSEESISTEQPIDGLVVTVAGGGNTYALKSIGNGDYLSDSTVKLQVGITYSLAFDYSGKHVSASTIIPSKPQSFVSDQSSIYLTQVDLSQGGFPSGGGGFGGESQIKLTWDNTTSDYYFVVVDNIETNPTPVIILPDDSNIPADNRRFRSQPVQGTQTQLNPNQFQYFGMHNIILMHVNADYAALYRSTGSTSQNISTPPTSIANGFGIFTGVNADTLSFEVKQR
- a CDS encoding cell division protein ZapA, which codes for MAEKIPCNIKVGLKEFNLMVGREEEEYVRRAAKLINERMDFVREKVGLSESYELLAFVALDYAIDNLKFDSKHSDLQKTVMTKISEMDSLVDSILK
- a CDS encoding sterol desaturase family protein, which codes for MQNISILFQDLLHEFIIFLRLEGLLAIIHDGNWRAFKTIDGIFTVLMPLAPIIIVIEVVLLLFTHQFNKKFYKIPFLIIIINRILEKTLKLSITLFFITLFKNYALFNISFKWYFVPLGYLIYELNSFIRHYAAHKIRLLWCSHAVHHSATEITSSVTLTTAYLENIYTDIFAASFCTLMGLTPSLFFFVMILDSIWGAFVHISEKTLKNGRLGFLEKLILTPSHHRVHHASNDLYMDTNFCSVINIWDRVFGTYQEEKVYEPVKYGITRPMNAHNFWDVYFGEYVALWHDVKNARGINKIKYIFMPPGWHPNGEQQTAKILRQKAMNRE
- a CDS encoding lipopolysaccharide biosynthesis protein: MSVLKKLAGETASYGISTILGRSINFLLVFIHTAAFIPDELGVNVKLYSYVAVANIIYTYGMETAFFRFAAEDKHKFYNIIQSALLVSSTLFSGILIVFSSSIIQELGYPNKEIYLIWLAIIVWIDAVTAIPFARLRLEKKTKKFVVAKISNILLNVALNVIFLLGFKKIAEGEYLIFLQPLAQKLYSPSIGAGYIFLANLIANASFFIFLRKEMADFRFQFDKEIFKDLWIYAYPIMIMGLAGMVNQVFDRILLERFLPENFYPNRTAQAALGIYGNAYKLSIFMALSTQAFRYAAEPFFLSKTADKNAPETLAQATKWFMIVCIFIWLGVCMNLDWLKVLFLRKKIYWEGVSVVPILLLANLFLGIYYNISVWFKLNNKTYFGTYITIFGLLVTAVLNIILIPRMGYMGCAIAFFVSCFSMTALCYYYGQKYYPVPYKIKSAFGYIITAGALIYFTLKIPISNLWLSIPYHLILLGLYTIGVIIVERDTVLPQRWKDRLKTL